Proteins from a genomic interval of Schistosoma mansoni strain Puerto Rico chromosome 2, complete genome:
- a CDS encoding putative cystatin, translating into MGPVCYLFVVSSFVLLTSGNVGMPGAPRKLQLNNATIEKFGHELAKVAHKFNSEYGNSSLHVITKLVNVTSQVVQGIFYTFFVKFSPTSCTTANNNIHVLDTYFPNRDSCDLTDGESKICKVTLWDRPWLQSDFSKIIRIVRCSNDTS; encoded by the exons ATGGGTCCTGTTTGCTACCTTTTTGTAGTATCTTCTTTTGTATTGCTTACTTCAGGAAATGTAGGGATGCCTGGGGCACCCAGGAAACTGCAGCTGAACAACGCGACCATAGAAAAATTCGGTCATGAGTTGGCCAAGGTAGCCCATAAATTCAACTCTGAGTATGGCAACAGCAGTCTTCATGTCATAACTAAGTTGGTAAATGTGACCTCACAG GTTGTTCAGGGgattttttatacatttttcgtTAAGTTTTCCCCTACATCGTGCACAACGGCCAACAACAACATTC ATGTTTTGGATACTTATTTTCCTAATCGGGATTCTTGTGACTTAACTGATGGAGAG AGTAAGATTTGCAAAGTAACTCTATGGGATAGACCGTGGCTTCAATCTGATTTCTctaaaataataagaatagtTAGGTGTTCCAACGATACAAGTTGA
- a CDS encoding putative cystatin — protein MGPVCYLFVVSSFVLLTSGNVGMPGAPRKLQLNNATIEKFGHELAKVAHKFNSEYGNSSLHVITKLVNVTSQVVQGIFYTFFVKFSPTSCTTANNNIHVLDTYFPNRDSCDLTDGEV, from the exons ATGGGTCCTGTTTGCTACCTTTTTGTAGTATCTTCTTTTGTATTGCTTACTTCAGGAAATGTAGGGATGCCTGGGGCACCCAGGAAACTGCAGCTGAACAACGCGACCATAGAAAAATTCGGTCATGAGTTGGCCAAGGTAGCCCATAAATTCAACTCTGAGTATGGCAACAGCAGTCTTCATGTCATAACTAAGTTGGTAAATGTGACCTCACAG GTTGTTCAGGGgattttttatacatttttcgtTAAGTTTTCCCCTACATCGTGCACAACGGCCAACAACAACATTC ATGTTTTGGATACTTATTTTCCTAATCGGGATTCTTGTGACTTAACTGATGGAGAGGTATGA